The Armatimonas rosea genome includes a window with the following:
- the rpsG gene encoding 30S ribosomal protein S7, with product MPRKGPAPRRVIAPDPIYNQIMVSRFINRLMLDGKKSVAEKIFYSALEKVEARAGRPGIEVFNEALRNVMPVVEVKPRRVGGATYQVPVEVKSPRKEAVGIRWMITFARRRNGRSMVDKLSAEILDAANKQGGAVRRREEGFKMAEANKAFSHYRF from the coding sequence ATGCCACGCAAAGGTCCTGCACCCCGCCGCGTTATCGCGCCGGATCCTATCTACAATCAGATCATGGTCTCCCGCTTCATCAACCGACTCATGCTGGATGGCAAGAAGTCGGTCGCTGAGAAGATCTTCTACTCGGCCCTGGAGAAGGTTGAGGCCCGCGCCGGTCGTCCTGGTATCGAGGTCTTCAATGAGGCCCTTCGCAATGTCATGCCCGTGGTCGAGGTCAAGCCCCGCCGCGTCGGTGGCGCGACCTACCAGGTTCCTGTCGAGGTCAAGTCGCCCCGTAAAGAGGCGGTTGGCATTCGCTGGATGATCACCTTTGCTCGCCGCCGCAATGGCCGCAGCATGGTGGACAAGCTCTCTGCCGAGATCCTCGACGCTGCCAACAAGCAGGGCGGCGCGGTTCGTCGGCGTGAAGAAGGCTTTAAGATGGCTGAGGCCAACAAGGCATTCTCCCACTATCGGTTCTAG
- the rpsL gene encoding 30S ribosomal protein S12 produces the protein MPTISQLVRKGRKPVVKKSKSPAMQGNPQKRGVCVVVRTQTPKKPNSALRKIARVRLTNGIEVTAYVPGIGHNLQEHSVVMIRGGRVKDLPGVRYHILRGTLDTQGTKDRKSSRSKYGTKRPKPGQAAAPAKGKK, from the coding sequence ATGCCAACAATTAGTCAGCTAGTCCGCAAGGGGCGCAAGCCTGTTGTGAAAAAGAGCAAGTCGCCCGCGATGCAGGGAAACCCCCAGAAGCGCGGCGTCTGTGTCGTGGTCCGTACCCAGACCCCCAAGAAGCCTAACTCGGCGCTGCGTAAGATCGCCCGTGTGCGCCTTACCAATGGAATCGAAGTTACCGCCTACGTGCCGGGAATCGGCCACAACCTGCAGGAGCACTCCGTCGTCATGATCCGTGGCGGTCGTGTCAAGGACCTGCCGGGTGTGCGCTACCACATCCTGCGTGGCACCCTGGATACCCAGGGCACCAAGGACCGCAAGTCCAGCCGCAGCAAGTACGGCACCAAGCGTCCCAAGCCCGGTCAGGCTGCAGCACCCGCGAAAGGAAAGAAATAA
- a CDS encoding gluconate 2-dehydrogenase subunit 3 family protein, giving the protein MLTETQRTTLAAFADLVIPPDDAPGGTDAGAVAFVEDLLTHELAPRAAEYAAFLDTLAAGNLTLSPELESTPIFRLAAETIHEAYWTSAAGQQAVGFTVGG; this is encoded by the coding sequence ATGCTCACCGAGACCCAGCGCACGACCCTTGCCGCCTTCGCCGACCTCGTGATCCCCCCGGACGACGCGCCGGGTGGCACCGATGCTGGAGCGGTGGCCTTTGTGGAAGACCTGCTCACCCACGAACTCGCCCCCCGCGCCGCTGAGTACGCCGCGTTTCTAGACACCCTCGCCGCGGGCAATCTCACGCTCTCCCCCGAGCTAGAGTCAACCCCGATCTTCAGGCTCGCCGCCGAGACCATCCACGAAGCCTACTGGACCAGCGCGGCAGGCCAGCAGGCCGTGGGCTTCACTGTCGGGGGTTGA
- a CDS encoding macro domain-containing protein produces MTTATQLGKTRFELIEGDIAEQTTEAVVTAAHWDLGGGQGTDGAIHFKAGPELLALCRTIGACPIGGAVLTPGFRLKAPWVVHAVGPVYETGDEIECDLLGSAYRESLRLAADSGLTTLSFPSIGTGAFNWPLRAAAPLALAAIRDFLLHEEHTFTLVRLVLYPDEQPQALGIYADALERLA; encoded by the coding sequence ATGACGACAGCCACACAACTTGGCAAGACACGCTTCGAGCTGATTGAGGGCGATATCGCGGAGCAGACGACGGAGGCGGTCGTGACGGCGGCACACTGGGACCTAGGCGGAGGCCAAGGCACCGATGGGGCGATTCACTTTAAAGCCGGCCCAGAGCTCCTGGCGCTCTGCCGGACGATCGGGGCCTGCCCGATTGGCGGGGCGGTCTTGACACCGGGTTTTCGGCTCAAGGCACCTTGGGTGGTCCATGCGGTCGGCCCCGTCTACGAGACCGGCGATGAGATCGAGTGCGACCTGCTCGGTAGCGCCTATCGTGAGAGCCTTCGCCTCGCCGCCGACAGTGGCCTGACAACGCTCTCGTTTCCCTCGATCGGTACGGGTGCCTTCAACTGGCCTCTCCGCGCCGCCGCTCCCCTCGCCCTCGCCGCCATCCGCGACTTTCTTCTTCACGAGGAACACACCTTCACCCTCGTGCGTCTCGTGCTCTACCCCGACGAGCAGCCACAGGCGCTCGGGATCTATGCCGATGCGCTGGAGCGGCTAGCATGA
- a CDS encoding cupin, whose translation MQTSLTENGLYFEYTKAADPIGSGTISKIPYADFPSSLHESGPTQLIPLDVSDALRCDGPATSPALCANFVHILPGESLTLRFNATSQLYYVMRGKGSTRFDDLEIPWKTGDFVVLPTGKETHHSAEQDAALYLVHDEPLLRYLGAIADTPRFAPTLFTAEDSLAALAQAKSEGDAINRSRISVLLANKAMDQTLTITHTLWAMLGVLPVNAIQLPHRHESVALDLILDCDPGCYTLVGTKINEKGEILDPVKVDWKPFSSFITPPGYWHAHYNESGREAHLLPMQDAGLQTYLRTLGIKFVLPGGRMPSL comes from the coding sequence ATGCAAACGAGCCTGACCGAGAACGGTCTCTACTTCGAGTACACCAAGGCCGCCGATCCGATTGGGTCGGGGACGATCTCCAAGATTCCCTACGCGGACTTTCCGAGCTCCCTCCACGAGAGCGGCCCGACACAGCTTATTCCCCTGGATGTGAGCGATGCGCTACGGTGCGACGGCCCCGCGACCAGCCCGGCGCTCTGTGCCAACTTTGTCCATATCCTGCCCGGCGAGAGCCTGACGCTCCGCTTCAACGCGACCTCGCAGCTCTACTATGTCATGCGTGGCAAGGGCAGCACCCGCTTCGATGACCTTGAGATCCCCTGGAAGACCGGCGACTTTGTGGTGCTCCCGACAGGCAAGGAGACCCACCACAGCGCCGAGCAAGACGCCGCGCTCTACCTGGTCCACGACGAGCCCCTCCTGCGCTATCTGGGCGCGATCGCCGACACCCCGCGCTTCGCCCCGACCCTCTTCACCGCCGAGGACTCGCTCGCCGCGCTGGCACAGGCCAAGAGCGAGGGCGATGCCATCAACCGCAGCCGCATCAGCGTGCTACTTGCCAACAAGGCCATGGACCAGACCCTCACCATCACCCACACGCTCTGGGCGATGCTGGGCGTGCTTCCCGTCAACGCCATCCAGCTCCCGCACCGCCACGAGTCGGTCGCCCTGGACCTGATCTTGGACTGCGACCCGGGCTGCTACACCCTGGTCGGCACCAAGATCAACGAGAAAGGCGAGATCCTCGACCCCGTAAAAGTAGACTGGAAGCCGTTCTCGTCGTTTATCACCCCGCCCGGCTACTGGCACGCCCACTACAACGAGTCCGGCCGCGAGGCGCACCTGCTGCCCATGCAGGACGCGGGGCTACAGACCTATCTGCGTACCCTCGGGATTAAGTTTGTCCTCCCCGGTGGACGAATGCCCTCGCTCTAG
- a CDS encoding Gfo/Idh/MocA family protein, producing the protein MFKVAIIGTGLPWKTEGSTGFGMSRAHAPGYVKSGKCEIVALADLKEANMAAFNVELCEGKARQYTDYHAMLAAERPDIVSIATWPHLHAEMVIAAADAGVRAIHCEKPMAGTFGEARRMAAVCAERGVQLTFNHQRRHLPTFQTAKRLLAERAIGELTRLEGSCSNMLDWGTHWLNMFQMLNGESTPVWVMGQVDYRKPHQVYGVIHDTDGMCLVGYENGVHGLLCTGETAEKAVGCAIKAIGTEGTLEIHNTAPHLRLRKGSVLEEWTGPETEGGLHGNFANHDNVVDLVNALESGTKPLCDVSNALATTEIIYACYESARRRGRIELPLTIDDHPLAELVQSGAYPATAP; encoded by the coding sequence ATGTTCAAAGTCGCCATTATCGGCACCGGCCTGCCGTGGAAAACCGAGGGATCGACGGGGTTTGGGATGAGCCGTGCCCATGCTCCTGGCTATGTCAAGTCCGGCAAGTGTGAGATTGTCGCCCTCGCCGACCTCAAAGAGGCCAACATGGCTGCCTTCAATGTGGAGCTCTGCGAGGGAAAGGCACGCCAGTACACCGACTACCACGCGATGCTCGCGGCGGAGAGGCCCGATATTGTCTCGATTGCGACCTGGCCGCACCTCCACGCCGAGATGGTGATCGCTGCCGCGGACGCCGGGGTGAGGGCGATCCACTGCGAGAAACCGATGGCGGGGACCTTTGGGGAGGCACGGCGCATGGCAGCGGTCTGTGCGGAGCGTGGGGTGCAGCTGACCTTCAACCATCAGCGCCGCCACCTGCCCACGTTTCAGACCGCAAAGCGCCTTCTCGCCGAGCGAGCGATTGGGGAGCTGACCCGGCTGGAAGGGAGCTGCTCCAATATGCTGGACTGGGGGACACACTGGCTCAATATGTTCCAGATGCTCAATGGCGAGTCCACGCCAGTCTGGGTGATGGGGCAGGTGGACTACCGCAAGCCGCACCAGGTCTACGGCGTGATCCACGACACCGACGGCATGTGCCTGGTCGGCTATGAGAACGGGGTCCATGGCCTGCTCTGCACCGGAGAGACTGCGGAGAAGGCAGTCGGGTGTGCGATCAAGGCGATTGGCACCGAGGGCACCCTGGAGATCCACAACACCGCGCCCCACCTGCGCCTGCGCAAGGGGAGCGTGCTCGAAGAGTGGACCGGGCCGGAGACCGAGGGCGGCCTGCACGGCAACTTTGCGAATCACGACAATGTGGTGGACTTGGTCAACGCGCTGGAGAGTGGCACCAAACCCCTCTGCGACGTGAGCAATGCCCTGGCGACCACGGAGATTATCTACGCCTGCTACGAGTCGGCGCGGCGGCGGGGGCGGATCGAGCTACCGCTGACCATCGACGATCACCCGCTGGCGGAGCTGGTTCAGAGCGGGGCCTATCCCGCAACCGCTCCTTGA
- a CDS encoding PSD1 and planctomycete cytochrome C domain-containing protein: MKSLALLPLVCIALAPGKAAQPPQKAPIAFRQVQPLLAKNCYACHGFDESARKANLRLDLPNRAVVGGDILASPLAQRLRRTDSLQMPPAGSGHTLTAAEKTLLMRWIGEGGKYEQHWSFVKPASASLPPSPSLRSVSRFAGTKSGLRGREGAGGRDVKPGRDARDAQSSPIDLFIRARLAKENLTPAPPADRRTLIRRVSLDLTGLPPTPERVEAFVKDTHPDAYAKLVEELLASPSYGEHWARLWLDLARYADTKGYEKDLPRTMWRWRDWVIDAFNADMPFDQFTIEQLAGDLIPNATDSQILATAFHRNTPTNDEGGTDDEEFRQIAVKDRVDTTGQVWMGLTLGCAKCHTHKYDPISQKDYYRFYAIFNQTEDADRYDDAPTKAIATEATTKRLAALKAQLAAIHADAAKPSPERTTWEAALAKQNLWSPLALKTASASSGARLATRADGAFLVSGARAEKEAYTLSLSLPAGTVTGLRLEVLKDPTLPNGGPGRNRDDQNAVVSELTVRYQDKPLLLKNARADFEQGGWPVANAIDGKEDTGWAWSPKNAEPHVAVFELAEPLVAAGGTLEVRLTQNYPNLAVGCFRLSVSGADRALLSPSLSLTAAERDEAYLKQTNPQRFAELESLQNEQARLERSIPATPIYRELPPGRQRVTRLHTRGNFLDPGEVVTPALLPSLAPPLAGAGGAPTRLHAARWLVSPENPLTARVQVNRYWARLFGVGLVETEEDFGTQGAPPSHPELLDWLALHFQRDCHWSVKKLLKTLVLSQTYQQASTTTKETLAKDPRNRLLSRGPRFRLPAEVIRDQALAAAGLLSNKLGGPSVFPPQPAGLWKVTYSGMKWETSPGEDRWRRGLYTFLRRTSPHPMLTTFDGGSGEVCLVRRIRTNTPLQALITLNDPVFVEAAGALGRRMAKQGLGVGFARLLARKPTAQEERRLRALFTETLSEFRKHPSDALALLRDAIITVQPGEDPGVLAAWTVVGNVLLNLDEALTN, translated from the coding sequence ATGAAGAGTCTGGCACTCCTGCCTCTGGTCTGTATCGCCCTTGCGCCGGGTAAGGCAGCGCAGCCCCCGCAAAAAGCCCCCATCGCGTTCCGCCAGGTGCAGCCGCTCCTCGCGAAGAACTGCTACGCCTGCCACGGGTTTGATGAGAGCGCCCGCAAGGCCAACCTGCGCCTGGACCTGCCCAATCGTGCGGTGGTCGGCGGCGATATTCTCGCCAGCCCGCTCGCCCAGCGCCTCCGGCGCACCGACTCTCTCCAGATGCCCCCCGCCGGGAGCGGGCACACGCTCACGGCCGCGGAGAAAACCCTTCTGATGCGCTGGATCGGCGAGGGCGGCAAGTACGAGCAGCACTGGTCGTTTGTGAAACCGGCATCGGCATCCCTCCCCCCGTCCCCCTCCCTTCGCTCTGTTTCCCGCTTCGCGGGGACGAAGTCGGGTCTCAGGGGAAGGGAGGGGGCCGGGGGGAGGGATGTCAAACCGGGGAGGGATGCAAGGGATGCCCAATCGTCCCCCATCGACCTCTTCATTCGCGCTCGCCTTGCTAAAGAGAACCTCACGCCCGCGCCGCCCGCGGACCGGCGGACACTGATCCGGCGGGTGAGCCTGGACCTGACCGGCCTGCCGCCCACGCCCGAGCGGGTCGAGGCCTTTGTCAAGGACACGCACCCCGATGCCTATGCCAAGCTCGTCGAGGAGCTACTGGCGTCCCCAAGCTACGGCGAGCACTGGGCGCGGCTCTGGCTGGACCTGGCACGCTACGCCGACACGAAGGGCTACGAGAAAGACCTGCCCCGGACCATGTGGCGCTGGCGGGACTGGGTGATCGATGCCTTCAACGCCGACATGCCCTTCGACCAGTTCACGATCGAGCAGCTCGCCGGCGACCTGATCCCCAACGCCACGGACTCCCAGATTCTGGCGACCGCGTTTCACCGCAACACGCCCACCAACGACGAAGGCGGCACCGACGACGAAGAGTTCCGGCAGATCGCGGTAAAAGACCGGGTGGACACGACCGGGCAGGTCTGGATGGGGCTTACTCTCGGCTGCGCCAAGTGCCACACCCACAAGTACGATCCGATCAGCCAGAAGGACTACTACCGGTTCTACGCGATCTTCAACCAGACCGAGGACGCCGACCGCTACGACGACGCCCCAACCAAGGCGATCGCGACCGAGGCGACCACCAAGCGCCTGGCCGCCCTCAAGGCCCAGCTCGCCGCGATCCATGCCGACGCCGCGAAGCCGTCGCCGGAGCGCACTACCTGGGAGGCGGCGCTGGCCAAGCAGAACCTCTGGAGCCCCCTCGCCCTTAAAACGGCCTCGGCGAGCAGCGGGGCCAGGCTGGCAACGCGCGCCGACGGGGCCTTTCTGGTCTCCGGGGCACGGGCGGAAAAAGAGGCCTACACGCTGAGCCTGAGCCTGCCCGCGGGGACGGTCACCGGGCTTCGGCTAGAGGTGCTCAAAGACCCCACACTCCCCAATGGTGGGCCGGGCCGCAACCGGGACGACCAGAACGCGGTGGTCTCCGAGCTGACCGTGCGCTACCAGGACAAGCCGCTCCTCTTGAAGAATGCCCGCGCGGACTTTGAGCAAGGGGGCTGGCCGGTCGCCAATGCCATCGACGGCAAGGAGGATACGGGCTGGGCCTGGTCTCCTAAGAACGCCGAGCCGCACGTGGCGGTCTTTGAGCTAGCAGAGCCTCTGGTCGCGGCGGGCGGGACGCTGGAGGTGCGCCTCACCCAGAACTATCCGAATCTCGCCGTGGGCTGCTTCCGGCTCTCGGTGAGCGGCGCGGACCGGGCGCTTCTCTCCCCCAGCCTCTCGCTCACCGCTGCGGAGCGCGACGAGGCCTATCTCAAGCAGACCAACCCGCAGCGCTTCGCGGAGCTGGAGAGCCTGCAAAACGAGCAAGCCCGCCTGGAGCGCTCGATCCCCGCCACGCCGATCTACCGCGAGCTCCCCCCCGGAAGGCAGCGGGTCACGCGTCTCCACACGCGCGGCAACTTCCTCGACCCTGGTGAGGTCGTCACCCCAGCACTCCTCCCCTCACTGGCTCCCCCGCTTGCGGGGGCGGGGGGGGCACCCACACGCCTCCATGCCGCCCGCTGGCTGGTCTCCCCCGAGAACCCGCTCACGGCCCGCGTGCAGGTCAACCGCTACTGGGCCAGGCTCTTTGGCGTGGGACTGGTGGAGACCGAAGAGGACTTTGGGACCCAAGGCGCACCACCATCGCACCCTGAGCTCCTGGACTGGCTCGCCCTGCACTTCCAGAGAGACTGTCACTGGTCGGTGAAGAAGCTCCTTAAGACCCTGGTCCTGAGCCAGACCTACCAGCAGGCCTCGACCACGACCAAGGAGACACTCGCCAAGGACCCACGCAACCGGCTTCTCTCCCGCGGCCCACGCTTCCGCCTCCCCGCCGAGGTAATCCGCGACCAGGCCCTCGCGGCGGCGGGGCTCCTCAGTAACAAGCTCGGTGGCCCAAGTGTCTTCCCTCCCCAGCCGGCGGGGCTCTGGAAAGTGACCTACTCGGGGATGAAGTGGGAGACGAGCCCGGGTGAGGACCGCTGGCGACGTGGCCTCTACACGTTCCTGCGCCGCACCAGCCCCCACCCGATGCTCACGACCTTCGACGGCGGCAGTGGTGAGGTCTGCCTGGTGCGGCGGATTCGGACCAACACCCCGCTCCAAGCCCTCATCACCCTCAACGATCCGGTGTTTGTCGAAGCCGCCGGAGCACTGGGAAGGCGCATGGCAAAGCAGGGGCTGGGTGTGGGCTTTGCGCGCCTCCTCGCGCGCAAGCCCACAGCTCAGGAAGAAAGACGCCTCCGCGCCCTCTTCACCGAGACCCTCTCAGAGTTCCGCAAGCACCCCAGTGATGCCCTCGCGCTCCTGCGCGATGCCATTATCACGGTACAGCCCGGCGAGGACCCGGGAGTGCTTGCAGCCTGGACGGTGGTGGGCAACGTGCTCCTTAACTTGGATGAAGCACTGACAAACTAA
- a CDS encoding MFS transporter produces the protein MRSSLLNPDSPQAVPRWRKIALALCLFLVTGSFGFLQPFTSPYYAASGLDKAQIGLLAGLGTVIAVLIQPLLGRLSDRLDARRPLMVATALLAGVAYLLFRLADGFWPFLLLTALGTNGLQYLNTVGGVLVGRLATTEGGGAAYAKYRVWGSVGYICVCVVTGFLLSPSPGMSRTDLAPVFTYGPLLFFLIAAISLIVPDTKLAPSSSVPLRSEERAIAGGGRRLSGGGRGLKHFFFAYFLYQFALYGASSYLSLFMKSLGAAPRQISLMFAAGVVCEVLVMSQVGKWTDRNGRKPALVLAFCLMPVRLLLYTLATSPATVMAIQALHGLNYGIVGTLAVVYVNDCVTDSQRGTTQAMMTATSGIALSVSPALCGWLAERYGFSAMFVAMSAVGVLGALYLITRVPESNPPAPKTG, from the coding sequence CTGAGAAGCTCTCTTCTGAATCCTGACTCCCCACAAGCAGTTCCCCGCTGGCGTAAAATAGCTCTGGCGCTGTGCCTCTTTCTGGTGACCGGGTCGTTTGGGTTCTTACAACCGTTTACCTCGCCCTACTACGCCGCCTCGGGGTTGGATAAGGCGCAGATCGGGCTCCTGGCGGGCCTTGGCACGGTGATCGCCGTTCTGATTCAGCCCCTCTTAGGCCGCCTCTCAGACCGCCTCGATGCCCGACGCCCCCTGATGGTCGCCACGGCGCTTCTGGCAGGGGTCGCCTATCTCCTCTTCCGCCTCGCCGATGGCTTCTGGCCCTTTCTGCTCCTGACGGCACTCGGGACCAATGGGCTCCAGTACCTCAACACGGTCGGGGGGGTGCTCGTGGGGCGGCTGGCAACCACGGAGGGCGGGGGGGCGGCCTATGCCAAGTACCGTGTCTGGGGGAGTGTCGGCTACATCTGTGTCTGTGTCGTCACCGGCTTCCTGCTCTCCCCGTCGCCAGGCATGTCCCGCACCGACCTTGCCCCGGTCTTCACCTACGGCCCCCTGCTTTTCTTCCTCATCGCCGCCATCTCCCTCATCGTCCCCGACACAAAACTAGCTCCATCAAGTTCCGTCCCCCTTCGCAGCGAGGAACGAGCGATTGCCGGAGGGGGTCGCCGTCTAAGCGGCGGGGGGAGGGGGCTTAAGCACTTCTTTTTTGCTTACTTTCTCTACCAGTTCGCACTCTACGGGGCATCGTCGTATCTCTCGCTCTTTATGAAATCCCTGGGGGCTGCGCCGCGCCAGATCTCGCTGATGTTTGCCGCGGGGGTCGTGTGCGAGGTGCTGGTGATGAGCCAGGTGGGAAAATGGACCGACCGCAATGGACGAAAGCCCGCGCTGGTCTTGGCGTTCTGCCTCATGCCCGTGCGCCTACTGCTCTACACCCTCGCCACCAGCCCCGCGACTGTCATGGCCATCCAGGCGCTCCATGGGCTGAACTACGGGATCGTGGGAACCCTCGCAGTGGTCTATGTCAATGACTGTGTCACCGACTCCCAGCGTGGGACGACCCAGGCGATGATGACCGCCACCTCGGGGATCGCGCTCTCGGTCTCCCCCGCGCTCTGTGGCTGGCTCGCTGAGCGCTACGGCTTCAGCGCGATGTTTGTCGCCATGAGCGCTGTCGGCGTGCTCGGTGCCCTCTATCTCATTACCCGCGTCCCCGAGAGCAACCCACCCGCGCCAAAAACCGGCTAA
- a CDS encoding DUF92 domain-containing protein yields MTPLLAATIGAPLMGFLAWRVRALTLSGAVAAAGVGFCHLAFGGWLAAGALLTFFGTSTALSKLGKRKKDKLGFEKPGQRDAWQVLANGGIAALCALLGQPEAMLGALAAANADTWATELGSLFGGKPRRITTLAPAEPGESGAVSVLGTLAALAGAALIGGLPCLWGRGGLFLTVTLAGFLGALVDSVLGATLQAQWWDEQKKRWSEIPQGKPTRGVNWMRNDAVNILATLVGAVTAYVLGHVLIH; encoded by the coding sequence ATGACTCCCCTTCTTGCTGCCACGATCGGTGCGCCGCTGATGGGCTTTCTCGCGTGGCGCGTGCGTGCCCTCACCCTCTCGGGCGCGGTTGCGGCGGCGGGTGTGGGCTTCTGCCACCTCGCGTTTGGCGGCTGGCTGGCGGCGGGAGCACTGCTGACGTTCTTTGGGACCTCTACCGCGCTCTCGAAGCTAGGCAAGCGCAAGAAAGACAAGCTCGGCTTTGAGAAGCCCGGCCAGCGCGATGCCTGGCAAGTGCTCGCCAACGGAGGGATCGCGGCACTCTGTGCCCTTCTGGGCCAGCCGGAGGCGATGCTGGGAGCCTTGGCCGCCGCCAACGCCGACACCTGGGCCACGGAGCTGGGCTCCCTCTTTGGGGGCAAGCCACGGCGCATCACCACCCTTGCCCCCGCAGAGCCAGGCGAGTCGGGGGCGGTCTCGGTGCTAGGGACCCTGGCCGCTCTAGCAGGCGCAGCGCTTATCGGTGGGCTCCCGTGTTTATGGGGACGGGGGGGGCTCTTTCTCACGGTCACCCTGGCCGGTTTTCTGGGCGCGCTGGTGGACTCGGTGCTCGGCGCGACCCTCCAGGCGCAGTGGTGGGATGAACAGAAAAAGCGCTGGAGTGAAATTCCACAGGGAAAACCGACACGCGGGGTGAACTGGATGCGTAACGATGCCGTAAATATACTAGCCACCCTCGTTGGAGCGGTCACAGCCTATGTCCTGGGCCACGTTCTGATACACTAA
- a CDS encoding CPBP family intramembrane glutamic endopeptidase yields MALLPWPAVAAGLFVFHSAFLAFLFYASVCLYGTKRLGGFSCSLKPKWPLRVHLGVALASNLVLVGLYQLLGKWLLPAALLTERLAGVGITPASFGWLFPYFLIGNPLVEELFWRSALRPHGPLYTALLFGAWHSLPIFLIAPLWVAPLAVLGVMAIGFALGEVVEKTKTLGDAILLHALAADLPLLVIVWLAFR; encoded by the coding sequence TTGGCCTTGCTCCCCTGGCCCGCCGTCGCGGCGGGCCTTTTTGTCTTTCACTCCGCGTTTCTGGCGTTTCTCTTCTACGCCAGTGTCTGCCTCTACGGCACCAAGCGGCTCGGCGGCTTTTCCTGCTCGCTCAAGCCCAAGTGGCCGCTCCGAGTCCATCTCGGGGTTGCTCTCGCCAGTAATCTTGTTCTCGTCGGCCTCTACCAGCTCTTGGGCAAGTGGCTCCTGCCCGCCGCGCTCTTGACCGAGCGCCTCGCGGGGGTTGGCATTACGCCTGCCAGCTTTGGGTGGCTCTTTCCCTACTTCCTGATCGGCAACCCGCTAGTCGAAGAGCTTTTCTGGCGAAGCGCACTGCGCCCCCACGGCCCCCTCTACACTGCACTCCTCTTTGGGGCGTGGCATAGCCTCCCGATCTTTCTGATCGCCCCGCTCTGGGTCGCCCCCCTCGCCGTTCTAGGCGTAATGGCAATCGGCTTCGCGCTCGGCGAGGTCGTGGAGAAGACAAAAACCCTGGGGGATGCGATCTTGCTCCATGCCCTCGCCGCCGACCTTCCCCTCTTGGTTATTGTATGGCTTGCATTTCGTTAG
- a CDS encoding ABC transporter ATP-binding protein, which translates to MAKVILRNLNKTFVDQQSKKEVNAVKDLDLEIHDGEFMVLVGPSGCGKTTTMRMVAGLEEVTSGEILIGERVVNDVPPRDRNIAMVFQNYALYPHMSVYENMAFGLRLRMLPPIWQKFTPKYKEVEADIDAKIQAAARKLDITQYLDRKPKALSGGQRQRVALGRAIVRDPEVFLMDEPLSNLDAKLRVQTRFELINLHRELKVTTIYVTHDQVEAMTMGQRIAVMNNGLLQQCDTPQNIYRHPANMFVAGFIGMPPMNFVKGATVKMEGGTPVIDCGGFSVTLGTDRAAVLAPYVGKEVVFGVRPEHLNDKALVSGTPSNVVRAQVEVIEQMGATSNLYISLGGHALVSVVDASTVAKENAPLDIVIDADHCHVFDKDTEKAIF; encoded by the coding sequence ATGGCAAAAGTCATTCTTCGCAACTTGAATAAGACCTTCGTGGATCAGCAGTCCAAGAAGGAAGTCAACGCCGTCAAGGATCTCGATCTGGAGATCCACGACGGGGAGTTTATGGTGCTGGTCGGACCGTCGGGCTGTGGCAAGACCACGACGATGCGTATGGTCGCGGGTCTGGAGGAAGTTACCAGCGGCGAGATTCTGATCGGGGAGCGTGTGGTCAACGACGTGCCGCCCCGGGATCGCAATATCGCCATGGTCTTCCAGAACTACGCGCTCTACCCGCACATGAGTGTCTACGAGAACATGGCCTTTGGGCTCCGCCTGCGCATGCTCCCTCCGATCTGGCAGAAGTTCACCCCCAAGTACAAGGAGGTCGAGGCCGATATCGATGCCAAGATCCAGGCGGCGGCCCGCAAGCTCGACATCACCCAGTACCTGGATCGCAAGCCCAAGGCACTCTCCGGCGGGCAGCGTCAGCGTGTCGCCCTTGGCCGCGCCATTGTCCGCGACCCCGAGGTCTTCCTCATGGACGAGCCGCTCTCCAACCTGGACGCCAAGCTCCGTGTGCAGACCCGCTTTGAGCTCATCAACCTCCACCGCGAGCTAAAAGTCACCACGATCTACGTCACCCACGACCAGGTCGAGGCCATGACCATGGGCCAGCGGATCGCGGTGATGAACAACGGCCTGCTCCAGCAGTGCGATACCCCGCAGAACATCTATCGCCACCCGGCTAATATGTTTGTCGCCGGCTTTATCGGCATGCCCCCGATGAACTTTGTCAAGGGTGCGACCGTAAAAATGGAGGGAGGCACTCCGGTGATCGACTGCGGTGGCTTCTCCGTCACCCTGGGCACCGACCGCGCCGCCGTCTTGGCTCCGTATGTCGGCAAGGAAGTGGTCTTCGGTGTCCGCCCCGAGCACCTCAACGACAAGGCTCTGGTCTCCGGGACGCCGAGCAATGTCGTCCGCGCGCAGGTTGAGGTGATTGAGCAGATGGGTGCGACCTCCAACCTCTACATCAGCCTTGGGGGCCACGCGCTGGTCTCCGTGGTCGATGCGAGCACGGTCGCCAAAGAGAACGCCCCACTGGACATCGTCATCGATGCCGACCACTGCCATGTCTTCGACAAAGACACCGAAAAAGCGATTTTCTAG